CACGTCAGCGCGACATGCTGCAGACGGACGGCATCGCGCAGGCACTCGAGGCACTCGATGCGCGCAGCCGCCGCATCATCGAGGCGCGCTGGCTGCACGTCGACGACGACGGCTCGGGCGGCTCGACGCTGCACGATCTCGCGGCCGAATTCGGCGTGTCGGCGGAACGCATCCGCCAGATCGAAGCGAGCGCCATGAAAAAGATGCGCACGGCCCTCGCCGAATACGCGTAAATCGCTGCGATTTAGAGCGCTTCATCAAAAACCGCTGCCGGTCCGGCAGCGGTTTTTTTTCGCCCGTCTTTTTCGCATGCTTTCACGCGCTGGTACACGCGTTTCACCGCCCGTTTCTCCGCCCTTTTCTCTACTGATTAATTGACCTGATTCATCAGGTATTAGGCCGTTTGCGGGCCCCTTCCGCATAACCTTGATCTGCCTCAACTTTTGCCCCGCGTTTCGCGACGGTCTGCCGCAGCGCAGCACTCGGCATCGGAAAGCTGTCCTTTTAAAATTGGCATGTCAGGCGCAAAAGGATTAAAACAGCTTCACGGCCGTCATAAATCCGACGTAAAGTCGCCCCAAATCCGTCCTAAATCGATTCAGGATAATCGCCTTGATCTCGATCAATAAAGAGCCTGCGCCGCCGCCTCCCCCGCGGCCTGCCGGCACGATCGGCTGGCGCGCGCGCATCGCCGCGTGGGCACGCGGCCCGACCCTCGCCCGCGACATCACCCTGGTGCTGATCGTCAAGCTGATCCTCCTGATGTCGCTCAAATACGCATTCTTCAATCATCCGCAGGCCGAGCACATGTCGCTTCCGCCTGCCGCCGTCGCCGAGAAGCTGCTCTCGGTGCCGGCGCCTGCATCTACCGAGGGAGACCACCATGATAAGTAGTGAAGTCGTCGATCTGTCACGTCTGCAGTTCGGCATCACGGCGCTCTACCACTTCCTGTTCGTGCCGTTGACGCTCGGCCTGTCCTGGCTGCTCGTCATCATGGAAGCCGTCTACGTGATGACCGGCAAACAGGTCTACAAGGACATGACCCAGTTCTGGGGCAAGCTGTTCGGGATCAACTTCGCGATGGGCGTGACCACCGGCATCACGCTCGAATTCCAGTTCGGTACGAACTGGTCGTACTACTCGCACTATGTCGGCGACATCTTCGGCGTGCCGCTCGCGGTCGAAGGCCTGATGGCGTTCTTCCTCGAATCGACGTTCGTCGGCCTGTTCTTCTTCGGCTGGAACCGCCTGTCGAAGGTCAAGCACCTGATGGTCACGTTCCTCGTCGCGCTCGGCTCGAACCTGTCCGCGCTGTGGATTCTCGTCGCGAACGGCTGGATGAACAACCCGGTCGGCGCCGAGTTCAACTACCAGACGATGCGCATGGAGATGACGAGCCTGTTCGACGTGCTGTTCAACCCCGTCGCGCAGGTGAAGTTCGTGCACACGGTGTCGGCCGGCTACGTGTCGGCGGCGATGTTCGTGCTCGGCGTGTCGTCGTGGTACCTGCTGAAGAAACGCGACGTCGACTTCGCGCTGCGCTCGTTCGCGGTCGCGGCCGGCTTCGGCCTCGCGGCGACGCTGTGCGTGATCGTGCTCGGTGACGAATCGGGCTATACGACCGGCGAAGTGCAGAAAATGAAGCTCGCCGCGATCGAATCCGAATGGGAAACGCAGCCGGCGCCCGCATCGTTCACGCTGATCGGGATTCCGAACCAGGAGGAACAGCGCACCGACTACGCGATCAAGATCCCGTACGCGCTCGGCCTGATCGCGACACGCTCGATCGACGAACCGGTGATCGGCCTGCGCGAGCTCGCGAAGCACAGCGAGGAGCACATCCAGAGCGGGATGGTCGCGTACGGCGCACTGCAGAAGATCAAGCAGGGCGACACGAGCGACGCGACGCGCGCACTGTTCGACCAGCACAAGCAGTATCTCGGCTACGGGCTGATGCTCAAGCAGTTCACGCCGAACGTGGTCGATGCAACGCCCGAGCAGATCAAGGCCGCCGCGAAGAAGACGATCCCGCCGGTCGCGCCCGTGTTCTTCTCGTTCCGGATCATGGTGGCCCTCGGCTTCCTGTTCGTCGCGACGTTTATTGCCGCGTTCTGGTTCTGCGCGCGCCGCGAACTGCTGCAGGACAACCGTCGCTGGTTCCTGCGCTATGCGGTGTGGGCGATCCCGCTGCCGTGGATCGCGATCGAATTCGGCTGGATCGTCGCCGAGCTCGGCCGCCAGCCGTGGACGATCGCCGGCGTGCTGCCGACGCACCTGTCCGCGTCGAGCCTGCAGCCGTCCGACCTGTACCTGAGTCTCGCGGGCTTCATCCTGTTCTACACCGCCCTGTTCGTCATCGAGATCAAGCTGATGTTCAAGTACGCGCGCCTCGGCCCGTCGTCGCTGCATACCGGCCGCTATCACCACGAACTCGCGGCCGCCAGCGAGCGCGCCCCGGCGTGAGCACGCACCTGAAACGGAACAAGGAATCGCTATGGACTATGCAACTCTCAAGCTGATCTGGTGGCTGCTCGTCGGCGTGCTGCTGATCGGCTTCGCCGTCACCGACGGCTTCGACATGGGCGCGACCGCGCTGCTGCCGTTCCTCGGCAAGACCGACGACGAGCGCCGCATCATCGTCAACACGGTCGGCGCGACCTGGGAAGGCAACCAGGTGTGGCTGATCACGGCCGGCGGCGCGATGTTCGCCGCCTGGCCGCTCGTCTACGCGGCGTCGTTCTCCGGCTTCTACTTCGCGATGCTGCTCGTGCTGTTCGCGCTGTTCTTCCGGCCGGTGGGCTTCGACTACCGCAGCAAGCGGCCCGACCCGCGCTGGCGCGCGGGCTGGGACTGGGGCCTGTTCGTCGGCGGCTTCGTGCCGGCGCTCGTGTTCGGCGTCGCGTTCGGCAACCTGCTGCAAGGCGTGCCGTTCAAGTTCGACAGCGACCTGCGCGTGACCTACTACGGCGGCTTCTGGGCGCTGCTGAACCCGTTCGCGCTGCTGTGCGGGCTCGTCAGCCTCACGATGCTCGTCGCGCACGGCGCCGCGTTCATCAAGATGAAGACCGACGGCGTGATCGCGCGCCGCGCATCGATCGCGCTGCGCGTGGCGTCGTTCCTCGCGGTCGTGCTGTTCGCGCTGGCCGGCGTGCTGATCGCATCGTATGTCGGCGGCTTCCACATCACGCACGCCGCGCCGACCGACTCCGTCGCGAACCCGCTGCTCAAGGAAGTCGCCGCCGGTTCGGGCCTGTGGCTCGCGAACTACGGCGAATTCCCGTGGATGATCGCGGCGCCCGTCGTCGGCATCGCGGGCGGCCTGCTCGCGATGCTGCTGGCCGGCTCGAAGCAGGAGAAGACGGCCTTCTTCTGCACGGGGCTGATGATCGCGGGCGTGATCCTGACCGCGGGCTTCTCGATGTTCCCGTTCATCATGCCGTCGTCGCTCGACCCGCGCAGCAGCCTGACCGTATGGGATTCGACGTCGAGCCACATGACGCTGCAGGTCATGCTGTTCGCGGTGATCGTGTTCCTGCCGCTCGTGCTGCTCTACACGAGCTGGGTGTATCGCGTGATGCGCGGCAAGGTCACGCGCCAGACGCTCGAGGACAACAAGCACTCGATGTATTGAAGAACCGGGCCGGGGCGCGCCCGCGCCCTCGCCCACCGTTTCGCAAGGAGTCGGATCATGTGGTATTTCAGCTGGATTCTCGGTATCGGCGTCGCGCTGTCGTTCGGCATCGTCAATGCGATGTGGCTCGAAGCGCGGCAGAAGCCGCAGGAAGCGCCCGTACGCACACGCCGCGACTGACGCCCGCCTGACGCGTGCGGCCGAGCGCGCCGCCGCCGTCCGGAACGAACCTCGCTTCGCGCGAGGTTTTTTTTCGTCCGGCCCGTCCGGACGGGCGCCGCGCGTCGATGCCAATTTAGCGCCAGATTGATACCACTTGAATACCAATAAAAGGTTTCATAAGATCTTTGGACACGGCCGCTGACAGGCCGATTCCTTCTGGGTGGGGGAGACATGCGAATTCCGTGTGTGGCGCGCGCCTGCGCGCCGTATCGACGTCCGCGTACCGCGGCGTCCGCTGTCGCGCTCGCGCGCGGCCGGCCGAACAGGGTCGGCTGCGGCCGGCTCGCCGCCGCCGCCGCCGCCATTGTGGTGCGCCGCCGATGATCATGCGCACACCGCCCGGCCGATCCGATCGGCACGCGTGCCCGCCTCCCGTTCCGTAACGCACGCCCGCGCGTGCAGATTGCGCGCGGTGCAGTCGCATCGCCCCGCGTGCTGGTATCTCCCGCAGCTCCACTGAAAGACCCGATCGCAGCGACGTCGCTCCACGACGCCGCTACGCCCCCTTTTTTCTCAGGAGTTCGAATGAAGCGCATCATGCCCTCCCTTCTTGCAAGCCTGCTGGTCGCGGCGCTATCGCCGGCCGTGATCGCGGCCCAACCCGCACCGGCGGCTTCCGGCGCGACCGCCGGCACCGCGCTGGCTAGCGCACAAGCGGCCAGTCTCGCGACGCTGCTGTCGAACGGCCTCGCATTGCGCGTCGCCGTCGACAACAACCACGCGGCCACGGCCGGCGTGCCGTGCGCCGATCTTGGCGCCGACGGCGCGGCCTGCGCGACAGGCCGCCTGATCCTGCAGAACCGCGGCCACCAGGTAATCGCCGACGGCGGCTGGAAGCTCTACCTGCACAGCATTCGCCGGCTGCTGCGGATCGATCGCCCGGGCTTCGCGCTGCGGCGGCTCACCGGCGACCTGTACGAACTGACGCCGCAGCCGGGCTCGGTGCGGCTCGCACCCGGTGAACGCCTCGAACTGCCGTTCGTCGCCGAATACTGGCTGCTGCGCTACAGCGACGTGATCCCGCGCCCGTACGTGGTGGTCGATGGCGCGCCGCCCGCCGTGCTGCGCTACAACGACACCGACGACGAGCTGCGCTACGTCGAATCGCTGCCGGCCGACGCGCAGAACAACTCGACCGGCAATGCGCCGCCGGTGGCCGCACGACCCGACGCGAGCCGCGCGCTGCCGAGCGTGAAGCGCGAACAGCCGCTGCCCGGTACGCTCGACCTGCGCGGCGTCGAACTCGCGCTGCCGGACCTGCCCGACGCGCAGGTCGCGGCGCTGCGCGAACGCGCGACGACCCTCGGGCTCGACGGTGCGCGCGTGCCCGTCCGCGGCGCCGTCGCGCCGCGCCGGCTGCCGGCCGACATCGCGACGCCGGGCGGCTACCGGCTGGCGATCGGGCCGCGTGGCGTCCTGATCGAAGGCTACGATCGCGCGGGCCTCTACTACGGCGTGCAGACGCTCTACTCGCTCGCGCCGGCCGGCGGCGGCCCGATCCCGGCGATGCTCGTCGAGGATGCGCCGCGCTTCACCCATCGCGGGATGCACGTCGACCTCGCGCGCAACTTCAAGCACCCGGCGACGCTGCGCCGCCTGATCGACCAGATGAGCGCATACAAGCTCAACCGCCTGCACCTGCACCTGTCCGACGACGAAGGCTGGCGCATCGAGATTCCCGGCCTGCCCGAGCTGACCGAGATCGGTTCGCGCCGCTGCCACGACCCGAGCGAGACACGCTGCCTGCTGCCGCAGCTCGGCTCCGGCCCCGACAACCGTTCGGGCGGCGGCTACCTGACGCGCGACGACTACGTGGCGCTCGTGCGCTACGCGGCCGCGCACTTCGTGCAGATCATCCCCGAGATCGACATGCCCGCGCATGCGCGGGCGGCCGTCGTGACGATGGAAGCGCGCTACCGGCGGCTGCATGCGGCCGGCCGCGAACAGGAAGCGAACGCGTACCGGCTGCTCGATCCGCAGGACACGACGAACCTGACGACGGTGCAGTTCTACGACCGGCGCAGCGACCTGAACCCGTGCGTGCCGGGCGCGCTCAATTTCGCGTCGAAAGTGATTCGCGAGATCGCGGCGATGCATTCGGACGCCCAGGCACCGCTGCATACCTGGCACTACGGCGGCGACGAAGCGAAGAACATCTTCCTCGGCGCGGGCTTCCAGCCGCTGAACGGCACCGACCCGAACAAGGGGCGCATCGACCTCGCCACGCAGGACAAGCCGTGGGCGCGTTCGCCCGCGTGCACGGCGCTGCTCCAGCGCGGCGAGATCAAGTCGATCGACGAGCTGCCGACGCGTTTCGCGAAACAGGTGAGCGCGGCGGTCAACGCGAACGGGATCGACACGATGGCCGCGTGGCAGGACGGCATCAAGCATGCGAACGGGCCGCAGGACTTCAGCACGCGCCGCGTGATGGTGTCGCTGTGGGACACGATCTTCTGGGGGGCGTCGGACAGCGTGCGCGACCTGAGCGGCAAGGGCTACCTGACGGTGCTCGCGCTGCCCGACTACCTGTACTTCGACTTCCCGTACACGCTCAACCCGCGCGAGCGCGGCTACTACTGGGGCTCGCACGCGACGGACGAGTACAAGGTGTTCTCGCTCGCGCCGGAGAACCTGCCGCAGAACGCGGAAGTGATGGGCGACCGCGACGGCAACCCGTTCGAGGTCACCGGCACGGGTCCCGCGCCGCGTATCGAAGGCATGCAGGGCCAGGCGTGGGGCGAGGTGATGCGCAACGACACCTTCCTCGAATACATGGCCTACCCACGGCTGCTCGCGCTCGCCGAGCGCGCGTGGCACCGGGCCGACTGGGAGCTGCCGTATGCGGCCGGCGTGCGTTTCAAGCGCGGCGACACGCATCACGTCGACACGGCCGCGCTGCAGCGCGACTGGGCCGGTTTCGCGACGCTGCTCACGCAACGCGAATTGCCGAAGCTCGACCGCGCCGGTGTCGGCTACCGGAAGCCGACCTTCACGCTGACGAATCCGTGATCGGCTGAACGCCCGGACGACGTGCGATGCAAACGCATGCATCGCGCAATCGCCCGGACCAAAGAAAAACGGCTTGCGACACATACGTCGCAAGCCGTTTTCGTTTTACTGCCCGGCCGAACCCGCCACGCGGATCAGGCCGGCTTCATCACATCAGGCCGGTTGCGCGGCCGCCGCGCTGCCCGACGGCGGCAGGCGCGCGCCGAGCTGTTCGGCATAGCGCGCGGCCGCGTTGCCGCAGACGATGTGGAACGTGTCGAGCGACACCCATGCAACGTCGAGCGCACCGAGGCGATCGCGATCGACTGCCGACGGATCGCGCACGACCACACGCAGGCGCGTGGTCGCCACCGCGTCGAGCGATGCGACGTTGGTCGCGCCGCCGAACACCGCGAGCCAGCGCGTCGGTTCCGGATCGAGCGGGCCGGCGGCCGCGCCCGTGACAGGCTGCGCGGCGGCGGCCGTCGCGGTCGACGCGGCGCCGGTCGCGCCGCTGCCGATCGCGACACGCATCTCGTCGGCAATGATGTCTGCCTCGGGCCCGATGATCACCTGCACGCTGTTGCCGCCGCGCTTGAGCACGCCGCGCGCGCCGATCGACTTCAGTTCCGGCTCCGAGACCTTCTCCGGATCGACGACGGTCAGGCGCAGGCGCGTCGTGCATGCGTCGACGACCGACAGGTTGCCCGCACCGCCGAGTGCGGCGATGTAGCGTTGCGCGCGCGGTGCGGCGGCCGTCGCGGCCCCCCCCGCAGCCGGTGCGACGAAGCCGCCCGATGCGTACGATTCGGCAGGCGCATCGGCCGATGCCGGCTCGCGGCCCGGCGTCGCCATGTTGAACTTGCGGATGAAGAAGCGGAACAGCCCGTAGTACGCGGCGCCGTACGCGATGCCGAGCGGAATCGCGATCCAGCCCTTCGTCGACAGCCCGTAGTTCAGCACGTAGTCGATTGCGCCGGCCGAGAACGTGAAGCCGAGCTTCACGTCGAGGATCTGGCAGATCGCGAGCGACAGCCCCGTCAGCACCGCGTGGATCACGTACAGCACCGGCGCGAGGAACATGAAGCTGAATTCGATCGGTTCGGTCACGCCGGTCAGGAACGACGTGAGCGCCATCGAGAACAGCAAGCCGCCGACCATCGCGCGGCGCTCCTTCGGTGCCTCGTGCAGCATCGCGAGACACGCGGCCGGCAGGCCGAACATCATGATCGGGAAGAAGCCGGCCATGAAGGTGCCCGCGGTCGGGTCGCCCGCGAAGAAGCGGTGCAGGTCGCCGTGCACGATCTCGCCGCCGGCAGGCGGCGTGAAGTTGCCGAACACGAACCATGCGAGCGAGTTGATGATGTGGTGCAGGCCCGTGACGAGCAGCAGGCGGTTCAGGAAGCCGAACACGAACGCACCGATCGCGCCCGCCGTCGTCAGCCACTGGCCGGCCGCGTCGATCAGATGCTGGACCGGCTGCCACACGTACCCGAACACGATGCCGAGTATCACGCACACCAGCCCCGTGATGATCGGCACGAACCGTTTGCCGCCGAAGAACGCGAGGTAGTCCGGCAGCTTGATGTCCTTGTAGCGGTTGTACAGCAGGCCCGCGACGACACCCGCGATGATCCCGGACAGCACGCCCATGTTCAGCTTGGGATCGATGTCCTTCATGATCGCGGTTTCGATCAGGTAGCCGATCGCGCCCGCGAGCGCCGCCACGCCGTTGTTGTCCTTCGCGAAACCGACCGCCACGCCGATCGCGAACAGCAGCGGCAGGTTGTCGAAGATCGCGCCGCCGGCATCGGCGATCATCTTGATGTTGAACACGTCCGGCTGGCCGAGTCGCAGCAGGATGCCGGCAACCGGCAGTACCGCGATCGGCAGCATCAGTGCCCGGCCCAGGCCCTGTATTTTCAGAAACGGATTCCCGTTCATTCAGTCCTCCAATCCTTGTCTCGTCGTTAATCGTCGTTGACCTAATTACGCTCTTGTACCGAAACGGGCCGCGCGCCCGCCGCCGACGTTCAGTCGAGCGGCCAGACCTCGCGGCTTGCTGCCCTTACCGCCTGTGCCGAATCGAGCGCGAGCAGATCCTGCGCGCGCTGACGGCACAACTGGTAATCGAGACGGCGCACACGCGCCTTGATGCCCGGCACCGAAACGGGGTCGACCGACAGTTCGGTCACGCCGAGGCCCACCAGGATCGGCACCGCGAGCGGATCGCCGCCGAGCGCGCCGCATACGCCAACCCACTTGCCGTGCTTCGCGGCGCCGCGCACCGCGATGTCGATCAGGCGCAGCACCGCCGGGTGCAGGCCATCGGATTGCGCGGCCAGATCGGCCTGGCAGCGGTCCATCGCGAGCGTGTACTGGGTCAGGTCGTTGGTGCCGATCGACAGGAAATCCGCGTGCTGCGCGAGTTGGTCGGCCAGCAGCGCGGCCGACGGCACCTCGATCATCACGCCGACCTCGATCGGCTCGGTACGGCCCTGCGCGCGCGCGAATTCGTCGATGCGCTTGCGCAGCCGCACGAGTTCACCTGCGTCGGTGACCATCGGCAGCAGGATGCGCACCGCGCCGAACGGCTTCACCGCGAGCAGGCCCTGCAATTGATCGTCGAGCAGATCGGGGCGCACCTGCGCGAGGCGGATGCCGCGCAGGCCGAGCGCCGGGTTCGGTTCGGGCGGCAGCGTCAGGTAGTCGACTTCCTTGTCGGCGCCGACGTCGAGGGTGCGGATGATCGCGGTGCGACCCTGCAGCGCATCGACGATCGACTGGTAGCTCTGCTGGTGTTCGACGACCGTCGGCGCGGCCTGGCGATGGATGAACATCAGCTCGGTGCGCAGCAGGCCGACCGCGTCGGCGCCGTTGTCGACCGCGGTGTTCGCGTCGTCGAGCGTCGCGATGTTCGCGGCGACCTCGATCGCGCGACCATCGACGGTCTCGGCGGCAACGCCTGCCAGTTGCCGGTTCGCCTCGCGCACGCCGTCCAGGCGCTGGCGTTCGTGCCGCGCACGCTCGACGTCGAGCGCGGTCGGCGCGTGTTCGAGCCGGCCCGCGCTCGCATCGACGACGACCTGCGTGCCGTCCGGGATCGCATACAGCGCATCGCCGACCGCGACCAGCGCCGGAATGCCGAGCTGCCGCGCGATGATCGCCGCGTGCGACGTCGCGCCGCCACGCGCCATCACGAGCGCGGTCACGCGCTGGCGATCGAGCGACGACAAGTCCGACGGCGTGAATTCCTCGGCCGCGAGCACGGCTTCGTCGGGCAGCGCACGCGCGGCGCCGTTCGTGTGGCCGAGCGCGCGCAGCACGCGCTTCTCGATGTCGCGCAGGTCGGCCGCACGTTCGGCGAGCAGCGCATCGTCGAGCTTCGACAGCGTGTCGATCTGCGTGCGGATCGTCGCGCGCCACGCGAAGCCCGCGCTCTTGCCGAGACTGATCAGGTCGCGCGCCGCATCGATCAGCGTCGGGTCTTCCAGCAGCACGCGATGCACCGCGAAGATGCCCGCTTCACCGACCGCGCCGCGCGCGGATGCGTTGCGCACCGTTTCGTCGAGTTCGGCGTCGACCGCCTTCAGCGCCTGGTCGAGCTGGCGGCTTTCCGCAGCCGGCGTGCCCGAAGCCTGCTCGGGCGGCACGATTTCCGCATCGTCGAGACGCACCAGCGTGCCGACCGCGATGCCGGGCGCCGCGCACACACCTGCGAGCGTGTTCGGGTCGATTGGCGCGCCGGTGTTGCGCGCGACCGTCTGCGGTGCGGGCGACCTCAGCCGCGCCGGTTTTTCCTCGACTTCGCCGTGCGCTTCACGCAGCAGCTCGTGCTCGACCGCATCGACAGCCTGTTGCGCGTGCGCGCCGCGGCCGACCAGTTCGACCGTCGCGCCTTCGCCGGCGCCGAGGCCGAGCAGGCCAACGACGCTCGCGATCGATGCCTTGCGTCCGTCGAACAGCACGTCGACACTCGCGTCGAACCCGCGCACCGCTTCACGCGCACGCGCGGCCGGCCGCGCGTGCAGGCCGCCCGGCTGTGCGAGCACGATCTCGCGGCGCACTTCGTTCGTTGCCGCCGCACCGGTTCGTGCCGCCTGCGCAGCCGCTTCGCCCTTGCCGCGCAGCGCGAGCAACGGCGTCTCGCCGGCCGTCGCGAAACCGCTCGCGCGATCGACGACCTCGAACGCGTCGGAGTTTGCGATCGCGATCACCGACACGAGCGAATGCGCGCTGCGCGCCACCGCGTCCTGGTCGAACTCGATCAGCAACGCACCTGCCTCGACACGCGCGCCGGCCTCGACGTGTGCGATGAAGCCCTGCCCGTTCAGCTCGACGGTATCGATGCCGATGTGCAGCAGCACTTCCGCGCCTTGCGGCGTCGTGATCGTCACCGCGTGGCCCGTGCGCGCGAGATGCGACACGACGCCCGCGCACGGCGCGACGAGCTTGCCCGCGAGCGGGTCGATGCCGATGCCGTCGCCGAACATCCCGCCGGAGAACACCGGATCGGGCACGTCGGCCAGCGCGACGATCGGCCCCGTCAAGGGGCTAAGCAGGACGATCTGATCATGGGTGGAACTCTTCAACTGGGACTCCTCGGCGCGTCTCATCGGCTGTCTCGGCTATCAGTGCGTTTCGGTGACTTTGTTCAGGTGGCGCGGCGTGTCGGGGTTGCGGCCGCGCGCGACGGCGAGATCCGCCGCCATCACGTAGAACGAAAGAATGGCGGCGATCGGGTCGAGCGCCGGATGGGCGGACTGCGCGAGCGGCAGCGTCGCACCGGGCGTGCCGGCCGGCACCGCGAGCATCACGGCGGCGCCGCGTGCGCGCATGTCTTCGGCAAGCTGCAGCAGGCCGGCCTGCTCGGGCCCCGGCGGTGCGAACACGAGCAGCGGATAGTCGCGATCGATCAGCTCCATCGGGCCGTGACGGACTTCGGCACTCGAGAACGCCTCGGCCTGGATGCCGGACGTTTCCTTCAGCTTCAGCGCGGCTTCCTGCGCAATGGCGAGACCGAGGCCGCGGCCGATCACGATCATCCGCTCGACACCTGCGAGCGCGGCAACGGCCTGCGACCAGTCGAGCTGGCCGGCCCGCGCGAGCACGTCGGGCAGCCCACGCAGCGCGGTCATCAGCGCGGCGTCGCGCTGCCAGTACGCGACGATCTGCGCGGACAGCGACAGCATCGCGATATAGCTCTTCGTCGCGGCGACCGACAGTTCGGGGCCGGCGAGCAGCGGCAACTGGTGCTCGCATGCATCGGCGAGCGGCGACGGCAGCACGTTCACGGCGGCGACGGTACGCGCGCCGGCTTCGCGCAGCGCGGCCATCGTGTTGACGAGGTCGGGGCTCTTGCCCGACTGGGAGAAGGCGATCGCGAGTTGATCCTGCACCTTCAGCGGCGCCTGCTGCAGCGTCGCGACCGACATCGGCAGCGACGCGACCGGCACGCCGAGGCGGCTCATCGTCAGGCTCGCGAAATAGCTCGCGGCGTGATCCGAGCTGCCGCGTGCGACCGTCAGCGCAACGGCCGGCGGGTGATCGAGCAATTGGCCGGCGAGCGCTTCGACGCGCGAGGTGTCGGCGATCTGCGCGGCGACGACCTGGGCGGACTCGCGCGCTTCCTTAAGCATATTCGACAATCGATTCTCCTTCGACGTAGGTCGCGGTGAGGTTCAGGTCGCGGTCGAACACCGCGAGGTCGGCCCATGCGCCGCGCTCGAGGCGGCCGCGATCGGTGACGCCGAGGTAGTCGGCCGCGTAGCGCGACATCCGGTTCGACACGTCGGCGATCGGCAGGCCGAGCGACACGAGGTTGCGCAGCGCCTGGTCCATCGTCAGCGTGCTGCCGGCGAGCGTGCCGTCGGCCAGCCGCACGCCACCGAGGCACTTCGTCACGTGCTGGCTGCCGAGGCGGTATTCGCCGTCGGGCATGCCCGTTGCGGACGTGCTGTCGGTCACGACGTACAGGCGCGGGATCGCACGCAGCGCAGCACGAATCGCGCCCGGGTGCACGTGCAGCAAGTCGGGGATGATTTCCGCGTATTCGGCATGCGCAAGCGCCGCGCCCACGAGGCCCGGGTTGCGGTGATGCAGCGGCGACATCGCGTTGAACAGGTGCGTGAAGCCGCATGCGCCGTGCTTGAGCGCGGCGACCGCGTCGTCGTAGGTCGCGAGCGAGTGGCCGAGCTGCACGCGTACGCCGCGTGCGGCCATCTCGCCGATGATCTCGATGTGGCCGGCGATTTCCGGCGCGAGCGTGACGACGCGGATCGGTGCGATCGACAGGTACTTCAACACTTCGTCGAGCACGGCCGACACGGCCGCGTCGGGCTGCGCGCCGAGCTTGCCGGGGTTGATGTACGGCCCTTCGAGGTGCACGCCGAGTACGCGCGCGCCGCCCGGCGTGCGGGTGCGCGCGACGCTGCCGAGGTTGCCGACGACTTTCATGAGTTCGTCGCGCGGCGCGGTCATCGTCGTCGCGAGCAGGCTCGTCGTGCCGAATTGCGCGTGCGTGCGGGCGATCGTCTCGATCGCGTCGCCACCTTCCATCACGTCGGCGCCACCGCCGCCGTGCACGTGCAGGTCGATGAAACCGGGCAGGATGTAAGGCGCGTCGTTCTTCGCGGGA
The DNA window shown above is from Burkholderia cepacia and carries:
- the nagE gene encoding N-acetylglucosamine-specific PTS transporter subunit IIBC → MNGNPFLKIQGLGRALMLPIAVLPVAGILLRLGQPDVFNIKMIADAGGAIFDNLPLLFAIGVAVGFAKDNNGVAALAGAIGYLIETAIMKDIDPKLNMGVLSGIIAGVVAGLLYNRYKDIKLPDYLAFFGGKRFVPIITGLVCVILGIVFGYVWQPVQHLIDAAGQWLTTAGAIGAFVFGFLNRLLLVTGLHHIINSLAWFVFGNFTPPAGGEIVHGDLHRFFAGDPTAGTFMAGFFPIMMFGLPAACLAMLHEAPKERRAMVGGLLFSMALTSFLTGVTEPIEFSFMFLAPVLYVIHAVLTGLSLAICQILDVKLGFTFSAGAIDYVLNYGLSTKGWIAIPLGIAYGAAYYGLFRFFIRKFNMATPGREPASADAPAESYASGGFVAPAAGGAATAAAPRAQRYIAALGGAGNLSVVDACTTRLRLTVVDPEKVSEPELKSIGARGVLKRGGNSVQVIIGPEADIIADEMRVAIGSGATGAASTATAAAAQPVTGAAAGPLDPEPTRWLAVFGGATNVASLDAVATTRLRVVVRDPSAVDRDRLGALDVAWVSLDTFHIVCGNAAARYAEQLGARLPPSGSAAAAQPA
- the ptsP gene encoding phosphoenolpyruvate--protein phosphotransferase; the protein is MRRAEESQLKSSTHDQIVLLSPLTGPIVALADVPDPVFSGGMFGDGIGIDPLAGKLVAPCAGVVSHLARTGHAVTITTPQGAEVLLHIGIDTVELNGQGFIAHVEAGARVEAGALLIEFDQDAVARSAHSLVSVIAIANSDAFEVVDRASGFATAGETPLLALRGKGEAAAQAARTGAAATNEVRREIVLAQPGGLHARPAARAREAVRGFDASVDVLFDGRKASIASVVGLLGLGAGEGATVELVGRGAHAQQAVDAVEHELLREAHGEVEEKPARLRSPAPQTVARNTGAPIDPNTLAGVCAAPGIAVGTLVRLDDAEIVPPEQASGTPAAESRQLDQALKAVDAELDETVRNASARGAVGEAGIFAVHRVLLEDPTLIDAARDLISLGKSAGFAWRATIRTQIDTLSKLDDALLAERAADLRDIEKRVLRALGHTNGAARALPDEAVLAAEEFTPSDLSSLDRQRVTALVMARGGATSHAAIIARQLGIPALVAVGDALYAIPDGTQVVVDASAGRLEHAPTALDVERARHERQRLDGVREANRQLAGVAAETVDGRAIEVAANIATLDDANTAVDNGADAVGLLRTELMFIHRQAAPTVVEHQQSYQSIVDALQGRTAIIRTLDVGADKEVDYLTLPPEPNPALGLRGIRLAQVRPDLLDDQLQGLLAVKPFGAVRILLPMVTDAGELVRLRKRIDEFARAQGRTEPIEVGVMIEVPSAALLADQLAQHADFLSIGTNDLTQYTLAMDRCQADLAAQSDGLHPAVLRLIDIAVRGAAKHGKWVGVCGALGGDPLAVPILVGLGVTELSVDPVSVPGIKARVRRLDYQLCRQRAQDLLALDSAQAVRAASREVWPLD
- a CDS encoding SIS domain-containing protein, whose amino-acid sequence is MLKEARESAQVVAAQIADTSRVEALAGQLLDHPPAVALTVARGSSDHAASYFASLTMSRLGVPVASLPMSVATLQQAPLKVQDQLAIAFSQSGKSPDLVNTMAALREAGARTVAAVNVLPSPLADACEHQLPLLAGPELSVAATKSYIAMLSLSAQIVAYWQRDAALMTALRGLPDVLARAGQLDWSQAVAALAGVERMIVIGRGLGLAIAQEAALKLKETSGIQAEAFSSAEVRHGPMELIDRDYPLLVFAPPGPEQAGLLQLAEDMRARGAAVMLAVPAGTPGATLPLAQSAHPALDPIAAILSFYVMAADLAVARGRNPDTPRHLNKVTETH
- the nagA gene encoding N-acetylglucosamine-6-phosphate deacetylase, whose product is MLTGNILTPEGWIHGSLDSENGRITTLDGTPVDPAKNDAPYILPGFIDLHVHGGGGADVMEGGDAIETIARTHAQFGTTSLLATTMTAPRDELMKVVGNLGSVARTRTPGGARVLGVHLEGPYINPGKLGAQPDAAVSAVLDEVLKYLSIAPIRVVTLAPEIAGHIEIIGEMAARGVRVQLGHSLATYDDAVAALKHGACGFTHLFNAMSPLHHRNPGLVGAALAHAEYAEIIPDLLHVHPGAIRAALRAIPRLYVVTDSTSATGMPDGEYRLGSQHVTKCLGGVRLADGTLAGSTLTMDQALRNLVSLGLPIADVSNRMSRYAADYLGVTDRGRLERGAWADLAVFDRDLNLTATYVEGESIVEYA